The Rhodocytophaga rosea genome has a segment encoding these proteins:
- a CDS encoding queuosine precursor transporter — MPTFLSTQSSKRTQLFLLLGGIFLTNTIVAEIIGVKIFSAESLLGIPPAQISLLKGFTLDFNLTAGAVLWPLVFVTSDVINEYFGPAGVKKISYATAGFVLYAFVFIFLITLLPPAAFWIDVNKATPTGDTFDINFAFGKIFRQGLGIIIGSLTAFLLGQLIDAYAFQYIRKITGNKKIWLRATGSTLISQLIDSFVVLIVAFYIFGNWSFAQVISVAIINYIYKFIMAILLTPLLYIAHYWIDRYLGKEELVNSQ; from the coding sequence GTGCCTACATTTCTGTCTACACAATCCTCTAAACGAACCCAATTATTTCTGCTTCTGGGAGGTATTTTCCTCACCAATACGATCGTAGCTGAGATTATTGGTGTTAAAATATTTTCAGCAGAATCTCTTCTTGGAATCCCACCAGCACAGATTTCATTATTGAAAGGATTTACCCTGGATTTTAATCTTACGGCTGGTGCCGTACTATGGCCGCTGGTATTTGTTACCTCCGATGTGATTAATGAATACTTTGGACCGGCGGGTGTAAAAAAGATCAGTTACGCTACGGCTGGGTTTGTTTTATATGCCTTTGTCTTCATTTTTCTAATCACCCTGTTGCCACCGGCTGCCTTCTGGATTGATGTAAACAAAGCCACACCTACAGGTGATACCTTTGATATTAACTTTGCCTTTGGCAAGATTTTCAGGCAGGGATTGGGTATTATCATTGGTTCTTTAACTGCATTCTTGCTCGGACAATTGATTGATGCCTATGCGTTTCAATATATCCGCAAAATTACCGGCAATAAAAAAATATGGCTTCGGGCTACAGGTTCTACCCTCATTTCTCAGCTCATAGATAGTTTTGTTGTGCTTATAGTTGCTTTTTATATTTTTGGGAACTGGTCGTTTGCGCAGGTGATATCAGTGGCTATTATTAATTACATATATAAATTCATTATGGCTATTCTGCTGACGCCTCTGCTCTACATTGCACACTATTGGATAGACCGTTATCTTGGGAAAGAAGAGCTTGTCAATAGTCAGTGA
- a CDS encoding RNA methyltransferase: MISKKWLKLIHSLQVKKYRKLHQAFLVEGAKSVQELLSSDYQITVLFTTQEFYNENIRLLSRQSFELQILTQEELEKTGVFQSNNACLAVVVSKPNLPLSVTSNEYALILDEIKDPGNLGTIIRIADWYGITKIICSESTTDFYNPKVIAASMGSFTRVQLYYCNLHEYLQHTANLQVYGAYLNGIDVHTVSFASSGLIVMGNESQGISQALEPLIKQKIHIPRYGGAESLNVGIATAVICDNLRRAVGND, translated from the coding sequence ATGATTTCTAAAAAGTGGTTAAAATTGATTCATTCCCTGCAGGTGAAAAAATACCGGAAACTGCACCAGGCATTTCTGGTGGAAGGAGCAAAGAGTGTGCAGGAATTACTGTCATCAGATTATCAAATCACTGTTCTGTTTACGACCCAGGAATTTTACAATGAAAATATACGGCTCCTTTCCAGGCAAAGTTTTGAATTACAGATTTTGACACAGGAAGAACTGGAAAAAACAGGCGTTTTTCAATCAAATAATGCTTGTCTGGCGGTAGTGGTGAGTAAACCTAATCTGCCACTTTCTGTTACTTCTAACGAATATGCCCTTATTTTGGATGAAATAAAAGACCCGGGAAATTTAGGGACTATTATCCGGATTGCCGACTGGTATGGTATTACTAAAATTATCTGCTCGGAATCCACCACTGACTTTTACAATCCTAAGGTGATAGCCGCAAGTATGGGTTCGTTTACACGGGTACAATTGTATTATTGTAATCTGCACGAATATCTGCAACATACGGCAAACCTGCAAGTATACGGGGCCTATCTGAATGGAATAGATGTACACACGGTTTCGTTTGCTTCCTCTGGCCTTATTGTGATGGGCAATGAATCTCAGGGCATTAGTCAGGCATTAGAGCCTTTAATCAAACAGAAAATTCATATTCCCAGGTATGGAGGAGCAGAATCATTAAATGTGGGGATTGCAACAGCCGTGATCTGCGACAATTTGAGGAGGGCAGTGGGAAATGATTGA